Proteins from one Nitrobacteraceae bacterium AZCC 2146 genomic window:
- a CDS encoding HPt (histidine-containing phosphotransfer) domain-containing protein (product_source=COG2198; cath_funfam=1.20.120.160; cog=COG2198; pfam=PF01627; smart=SM00073; superfamily=47226), whose amino-acid sequence MPSPPLVPDDGPIDLAHLQRMTLGDSSLEHEVLAMFAAQAAGLMDNLVKLPPDVAELAHTLKGSARAIGAFRVADAAEWLETAVRDHSDAAKALMVLNDAVAEARSAIDRILNRS is encoded by the coding sequence ATGCCATCGCCACCGCTTGTTCCCGATGATGGCCCGATCGATCTCGCCCACCTGCAACGCATGACGCTTGGCGACAGCAGCCTGGAGCACGAGGTGCTGGCGATGTTTGCCGCCCAGGCCGCTGGCCTGATGGACAACCTCGTCAAATTGCCCCCCGACGTCGCTGAACTCGCGCATACGCTGAAGGGTTCGGCGCGCGCGATCGGTGCGTTCCGGGTGGCGGACGCTGCCGAATGGCTGGAAACCGCGGTTCGGGATCACAGCGATGCGGCGAAGGCCCTGATGGTGCTCAACGACGCGGTCGCCGAGGCGCGCTCCGCGATCGACCGCATCCTGAACCGGTCCTGA
- a CDS encoding 2Fe-2S ferredoxin (product_source=KO:K04755; cath_funfam=3.10.20.30; cog=COG0633; ko=KO:K04755; pfam=PF00111; superfamily=54292): MAKINFVDHSGETRSIDAETGSTVMEVAIRNSIPGIEAECGGACACATCHVYVDEAWREKVGAPTPMEEDMLDFGYDVRPNSRLSCQIKVTDALDGLVVMTPERQA, translated from the coding sequence ATGGCCAAGATAAACTTTGTCGATCATTCCGGCGAAACCCGCAGCATTGACGCCGAGACCGGCTCCACCGTGATGGAGGTGGCAATCCGCAACTCCATCCCCGGGATCGAGGCCGAATGCGGCGGCGCCTGTGCCTGCGCCACCTGCCACGTCTATGTCGATGAAGCCTGGCGCGAGAAGGTCGGCGCGCCCACGCCGATGGAAGAGGACATGCTGGATTTCGGCTACGACGTTCGTCCGAATTCGCGGCTGTCGTGCCAGATCAAGGTCACTGACGCGCTCGACGGCCTCGTGGTCATGACGCCGGAACGGCAGGCCTGA
- a CDS encoding acyl-CoA thioester hydrolase (product_source=KO:K07107; cath_funfam=3.10.129.10; cog=COG0824; ko=KO:K07107; pfam=PF03061; superfamily=54637; tigrfam=TIGR00051), translating into MNAPARASLPQLEDFPYRLTDNVRFADLDPNQHVNNAVYASYFETGRVTLVKDRSFGLMPPGLGWVLVRLDIHFRAELHWPGTIELGLGVSRLGNTSVTFEQVVFSAGKCIASADATTVLVDDTTRKPTPLTAELIANFQRWLRRGTAAG; encoded by the coding sequence GTGAACGCACCTGCCCGCGCATCCCTGCCGCAGCTCGAGGATTTTCCGTATCGTCTCACCGACAATGTGCGCTTCGCCGATCTCGATCCGAACCAGCACGTCAACAATGCGGTCTATGCAAGCTACTTCGAAACCGGCCGCGTCACGCTGGTGAAGGACCGCTCTTTCGGCCTGATGCCGCCCGGACTGGGCTGGGTGCTGGTGCGCCTCGACATCCACTTCCGCGCCGAGCTGCACTGGCCGGGCACCATCGAACTCGGGCTCGGCGTCTCCCGTCTCGGCAACACCTCGGTCACTTTCGAGCAGGTGGTTTTTTCCGCTGGCAAGTGCATCGCGTCCGCCGATGCCACAACGGTGCTGGTCGATGACACCACCCGCAAGCCGACGCCGCTGACCGCCGAGCTGATCGCCAATTTCCAGCGCTGGCTGCGGCGCGGAACCGCTGCGGGCTAG